The following are from one region of the Gemmatimonadales bacterium genome:
- the dnaA gene encoding chromosomal replication initiator protein DnaA codes for MQLSAKDLWKRVLEGAKRDIPEPMIQTWLSSNEAISFERGTLVVSTPDDFAKRWNEEKYSSALGACATEAAGEPVAVSFCVAADRQKRPQMDLFVPQVAMDPPATPLVPVNPSTQPLNDRYAFAAFVIGKSNELAAAAAHAVAEAPGKHYNPFFIYGPTGLGKTHLMQAIAHEVLNKIPSTRVLYVGAEQFINEVIEGIHGRTMPDLRKRYRTDVDLFLVDDVHFLEGKEATQEEFFHTFNALYEAGKQIVLTSDRAPKEIPGLEARLVSRFEWGMVADVKQPDLEHRIAILRKKQEMDHLQTTIPDDVLAFMAENIRSNVRELEGCIIKLLLYASLRHREISIDLAREALADRIRPGDDGDIRSRTLPTIERVQEVVARRWGVTPEGLRSKARIKTLTVPRQIAMFLARDLLQMQLVEIGQAFGGRDHSTVIHSVDKVQTQLGRDRQFRERVESARAELLTV; via the coding sequence ATGCAGCTGTCAGCCAAAGATCTCTGGAAGCGAGTTCTCGAGGGCGCCAAGCGCGATATCCCCGAGCCGATGATCCAGACCTGGCTGTCCAGCAACGAAGCGATCTCGTTCGAACGCGGCACGCTGGTCGTGTCCACTCCCGACGACTTCGCCAAGCGCTGGAACGAGGAGAAGTACTCCTCGGCGCTCGGCGCGTGCGCCACCGAAGCTGCCGGCGAACCGGTTGCCGTCTCGTTCTGCGTCGCTGCTGACCGGCAGAAGCGCCCGCAGATGGACCTGTTCGTCCCTCAGGTTGCGATGGACCCCCCCGCGACGCCACTGGTCCCGGTCAATCCGAGCACCCAGCCGCTCAACGATCGCTACGCCTTCGCCGCGTTCGTGATCGGGAAATCCAACGAGCTCGCCGCCGCCGCCGCCCACGCGGTTGCGGAGGCCCCCGGGAAGCACTACAACCCGTTCTTCATCTACGGGCCGACGGGGCTGGGCAAGACCCACCTGATGCAGGCGATCGCGCACGAGGTCCTCAACAAGATCCCGTCCACTCGCGTCCTGTACGTCGGTGCAGAGCAGTTCATCAACGAAGTGATCGAGGGGATCCACGGGCGAACCATGCCCGACCTCCGGAAGCGGTACCGCACCGACGTCGATCTCTTCCTCGTCGACGACGTGCATTTCCTCGAGGGGAAGGAAGCGACCCAGGAAGAGTTCTTTCATACCTTCAACGCGCTCTACGAGGCCGGGAAGCAGATCGTCCTGACCTCGGACCGCGCCCCGAAGGAGATCCCCGGTCTCGAAGCACGGCTGGTGTCGCGGTTCGAGTGGGGAATGGTGGCCGACGTCAAGCAGCCCGACCTCGAGCACCGCATCGCCATCCTGCGCAAGAAGCAGGAGATGGATCACCTCCAGACCACCATCCCCGACGACGTCCTTGCGTTCATGGCGGAGAACATCCGCTCGAATGTTCGCGAACTCGAAGGGTGCATCATCAAGCTGCTCCTCTACGCGTCGCTCAGGCATCGCGAGATCTCGATCGATTTGGCGCGCGAAGCACTCGCCGACCGGATCCGCCCCGGCGATGACGGCGACATTCGCTCGCGCACGCTCCCGACGATCGAACGCGTCCAGGAAGTCGTGGCGCGCCGCTGGGGCGTGACGCCGGAAGGTCTGCGCTCCAAGGCACGGATCAAGACGCTCACCGTCCCGCGCCAGATCGCCATGTTCCTGGCGCGCGACCTGCTGCAGATGCAGCTGGTCGAAATCGGGCAGGCGTTTGGCGGACGGGATCACTCGACGGTGATCCACAGCGTCGACAAGGTGCAGACGCAACTCGGACGCGACCGCCAGTTCCGCGAGCGCGTAGAATCGGCACGCGCAGAGTTGTTGACAGTGTAG
- the dnaN gene encoding DNA polymerase III subunit beta, translating to MKFTITREQLQEGLTAVAAAVPTKTTLPVLANILLEATKDGLRLSGTDLDIAVGTTVPAAVDQEGAITLPARKLVELVRELPSAGIRITTQGEQRVTIECGRSKFKLLGLPREEFPSFPQLAFDGSSRTTARELQKLIAHVAFAASTEESRPVLNGVLWQLLPDRMRMVATNGHRLAKMEIPMQSTVAQQAELIVPPKALEQFRKLFGPDDEIEIGRSDNHLGFRSTTTQVFTRLIEGPYPNYEQVIPRENDKAATAEKASLMSALRRMSIVASDQTHRIRMAFGDGSCRLSVTTPDLGEAQEEITVSYEGEPLDIGFNANYLLEVLKYMPTDEVRMTFKAPERASTIEPVGWDDPAAYLTLVMPLRLLD from the coding sequence ATGAAGTTCACGATCACTCGCGAGCAGCTGCAGGAAGGCCTCACCGCCGTGGCGGCGGCAGTGCCGACCAAGACCACGCTCCCGGTGCTCGCCAACATCCTGCTCGAAGCCACCAAGGATGGGCTGCGGCTCTCGGGGACCGACCTCGACATCGCCGTTGGCACCACGGTTCCTGCGGCGGTCGACCAGGAAGGGGCGATCACCCTTCCCGCGCGCAAGCTGGTCGAACTGGTGCGCGAGCTCCCCAGTGCCGGGATCAGGATCACGACGCAGGGCGAGCAGCGGGTCACCATCGAGTGCGGCCGCTCGAAGTTCAAGCTCCTGGGACTTCCGCGCGAGGAGTTTCCTTCGTTCCCGCAGCTCGCCTTTGATGGGTCGTCACGCACCACTGCCCGCGAACTGCAGAAGCTGATTGCGCACGTTGCCTTTGCTGCAAGCACGGAAGAGAGCCGGCCGGTGCTCAACGGCGTCCTCTGGCAGCTCCTGCCCGACCGGATGCGCATGGTCGCGACCAATGGGCACCGGCTCGCCAAGATGGAAATCCCGATGCAGAGCACCGTGGCGCAGCAGGCCGAACTGATCGTACCGCCCAAGGCGCTGGAGCAGTTCCGCAAGCTCTTCGGCCCCGACGACGAGATCGAGATCGGCCGGTCCGACAATCACCTCGGCTTCCGTTCCACGACGACGCAGGTCTTTACCCGGTTGATCGAAGGTCCCTACCCCAATTACGAACAGGTCATCCCGCGCGAGAACGACAAGGCGGCAACCGCGGAGAAGGCCTCGCTGATGTCGGCGCTGCGTCGCATGAGCATCGTCGCGAGCGATCAGACCCATCGGATCCGGATGGCCTTCGGCGATGGTTCGTGTCGTCTTTCCGTGACGACGCCGGATCTCGGCGAAGCGCAGGAAGAGATCACCGTGTCGTACGAAGGTGAGCCGCTCGATATCGGGTTCAACGCCAACTACCTCCTCGAAGTGCTCAAGTACATGCCGACTGATGAGGTACGCATGACGTTCAAGGCCCCTGAGCGCGCGTCGACGATCGAGCCGGTTGGCTGGGACGATCCCGCGGCATACCTCACCCTCGTCATGCCGCTTCGACTGCTCGATTGA
- a CDS encoding M28 family peptidase, which translates to MVRNIAASAVTALLFSVTTLHAQAPSKAARPAIRPVWPDEDGPMKWAPRPTAPAITANDLRTRLYQFADDSMQGRRIGELGNYKATAYIASEFKRIGLKPGGDNGTYFQELDFGPLGFDVAASTLAVGGMALAPRTEWIPTAPNAMNGAGGTVDLRDTPVVFAGTWGESVPLDAAAYRGKVVVFVSPAAGGTGRGGGRGRGGAGADGAGAVCPADAGFPNQRGAAEALALAAPAGNRGGAGGGRGGQVRDTRAAAVGAAAVLLVEESIPANAANAAFGARGAMKPMLTAAGVPMATISAAAANRIFGKNVEQLTPGTTGQPVSARWNYEWHKSATPGRNVVGILPGSIPALAGEYVLLSAHNDHIGVSPTAVDHDSLRAYNRVMRPQGANDRVTCPPTPLQQHLIDSMIARARSIRPPRRDSINNGAEDDGSGTVILLEVAEKFASEHPHPARSLIFVSHTGEEAGLLGSAWFTSHPTIPLDSIVAANNMDMDSRGRTTDVKFGGPHSVQTLGSRRESKAFGDIIDSVNALSPSPMAIDRSWDVTANPSNRFCRSDQVNYVHHEIPTTYYSTGYYEDYHQVTDEPEYTDYNHGAAIGNFMHSIMTAIANRKDKPFKDGPDPSYPACR; encoded by the coding sequence GTGGTTCGGAACATCGCAGCGTCCGCAGTGACCGCCCTGCTCTTCTCCGTGACAACACTCCACGCCCAGGCACCCTCGAAGGCAGCGCGTCCCGCCATCCGACCGGTCTGGCCTGACGAAGACGGCCCGATGAAGTGGGCGCCGCGACCGACAGCCCCGGCGATCACGGCGAACGACCTGCGCACGCGCCTCTACCAGTTCGCCGATGATTCAATGCAGGGGCGGCGAATCGGCGAGCTCGGGAACTACAAGGCAACGGCGTACATCGCGTCCGAATTCAAGCGGATCGGACTCAAGCCGGGTGGCGACAACGGCACCTATTTCCAGGAACTCGATTTCGGGCCGCTCGGCTTCGACGTCGCCGCGTCGACGCTCGCGGTCGGCGGAATGGCGCTTGCCCCGCGGACCGAGTGGATCCCCACCGCACCCAACGCGATGAACGGCGCGGGCGGTACCGTCGATCTGCGCGACACGCCGGTGGTCTTCGCCGGGACGTGGGGCGAAAGTGTTCCGCTCGATGCTGCCGCCTATCGCGGCAAAGTTGTTGTCTTCGTTTCACCGGCTGCGGGTGGCACGGGACGTGGCGGCGGCAGAGGTCGTGGTGGGGCAGGCGCTGATGGCGCGGGAGCCGTCTGCCCCGCCGACGCCGGCTTCCCCAATCAGCGCGGTGCAGCCGAGGCACTCGCGCTCGCCGCGCCTGCGGGGAATCGGGGCGGCGCGGGTGGCGGCCGGGGCGGCCAGGTCCGGGACACCCGTGCCGCCGCGGTCGGAGCGGCGGCGGTGCTGCTCGTCGAAGAGTCGATTCCGGCCAATGCCGCGAACGCGGCGTTCGGCGCGCGCGGCGCAATGAAGCCGATGCTGACCGCCGCCGGCGTCCCGATGGCGACGATCTCCGCCGCGGCGGCGAACCGGATCTTCGGCAAGAATGTCGAGCAATTGACGCCGGGAACGACGGGCCAGCCGGTCAGCGCACGGTGGAACTACGAATGGCACAAGTCGGCGACGCCGGGGCGCAATGTGGTCGGGATTCTGCCGGGATCGATTCCGGCACTCGCCGGCGAGTACGTCCTGCTCAGCGCGCACAACGATCACATCGGCGTCTCGCCGACCGCCGTCGACCATGATTCACTGCGCGCCTACAATCGCGTGATGCGTCCGCAGGGCGCCAATGATCGCGTGACGTGTCCGCCAACGCCATTGCAGCAGCACCTGATCGACTCGATGATCGCGCGTGCCCGCAGCATCCGGCCGCCGCGTCGAGACTCGATCAACAACGGCGCGGAGGACGACGGATCCGGGACCGTCATCCTCCTCGAGGTCGCCGAGAAGTTCGCCAGCGAACATCCGCACCCGGCGCGCTCCCTGATTTTTGTCTCCCACACCGGCGAAGAAGCCGGCCTCCTCGGCTCGGCGTGGTTCACCTCGCATCCGACGATTCCGCTCGACTCAATCGTCGCCGCCAATAACATGGACATGGACTCGCGCGGCCGTACGACCGACGTGAAGTTCGGTGGGCCGCACTCGGTCCAGACGCTGGGATCACGACGGGAATCGAAGGCGTTCGGCGACATCATCGACTCGGTGAACGCGCTCTCGCCGTCGCCGATGGCGATCGACCGTTCGTGGGACGTGACAGCGAATCCGTCGAACCGGTTCTGCCGCAGCGATCAGGTGAACTATGTCCATCACGAGATCCCGACGACCTACTACTCGACGGGTTACTACGAAGACTATCACCAGGTCACGGATGAGCCCGAATACACCGACTACAACCACGGCGCTGCGATTGGCAACTTCATGCACTCGATCATGACCGCGATCGCCAACCGGAAGGACAAACCGTTCAAGGATGGCCCCGACCCGAGCTACCCTGCCTGCCGCTGA
- a CDS encoding biosynthetic peptidoglycan transglycosylase: MAIAAVLFVVWLFGVWPPPIWYRWNYPGETAFMALRRHQDPAGALHRRYHPVRLGGIPMALRRSALIGEDVRFYQHHGIDYVEMRRAMGYPRDSYSWMSSRDRSDLWHAIERSVTHPGRIRGASTITQQLAKNLYLSPSRNPLRKVKEAVTAWRLEFWLPKDRILELYLDTSEMGKEIWGADAASEAYYRIPALRMTREESASLAALLPFPRSSNPDYRPGRMIWRRNLILARMGGRPAIILPDSVSRVPVDADTTASVDSVATAVPPPSDTTSRSKFPTRP, translated from the coding sequence GTGGCCATCGCCGCCGTCCTCTTCGTGGTGTGGCTCTTTGGCGTCTGGCCGCCTCCGATCTGGTATCGATGGAACTACCCGGGCGAAACGGCGTTCATGGCTCTGCGTCGTCACCAGGACCCGGCAGGAGCGCTCCATCGTCGCTATCACCCTGTGCGCCTCGGCGGGATTCCGATGGCGCTCCGGCGATCGGCTCTGATCGGCGAGGACGTTCGCTTCTATCAGCATCACGGGATTGACTACGTCGAAATGCGCCGCGCAATGGGCTATCCGCGAGACAGTTATTCGTGGATGAGCAGCCGCGACCGCTCCGATCTCTGGCATGCCATCGAACGGAGCGTCACCCATCCCGGCCGAATCCGGGGCGCCAGCACCATCACCCAGCAACTCGCGAAGAACCTCTATCTCTCGCCTTCACGGAATCCGCTCAGGAAGGTGAAGGAGGCGGTCACGGCGTGGAGGCTCGAATTCTGGCTCCCAAAGGACAGGATTCTCGAGCTCTATCTCGACACGTCTGAAATGGGGAAGGAGATTTGGGGGGCCGATGCCGCGAGCGAGGCGTATTACCGCATCCCCGCCCTCCGGATGACAAGAGAGGAATCGGCTTCCTTGGCGGCACTACTTCCGTTCCCTAGGAGTAGCAATCCAGACTACCGACCTGGGCGAATGATCTGGAGGAGAAATTTGATTCTGGCGAGAATGGGAGGCCGTCCGGCAATCATTCTGCCCGATAGCGTGAGCCGGGTGCCGGTCGATGCCGACACCACGGCCTCGGTTGATTCCGTTGCTACAGCCGTTCCGCCGCCTTCGGACACGACGTCCCGGTCAAAGTTTCCGACTCGACCCTGA
- a CDS encoding helix-turn-helix domain-containing protein, with amino-acid sequence MPTSTTPIVAAVVDPFERPRVDAAGSGCFSLVHRESVRDALRLFRERSVDAMLVSVRRCDGEAPALLEQFARAFPSVPTVALVTSREAGDAEALLRLGATGVRQVVDATNPAGWRRLREVLGTPPTERAQAILTPILVALGAMPASSVRFWEQLARSAPRTTTVRQLAAALDVTPSTFVSRFARAGLPSPKDHLVAMRLCYAARLFDEGELTIADVAYRLEYASPQSFGRHLRIVLGITPSEFRARFPFCAVLDRFLDRFVHPYRETWREFKPLAPGRG; translated from the coding sequence ATGCCCACCTCCACGACGCCCATCGTTGCCGCCGTCGTCGATCCATTCGAGCGACCCCGCGTCGACGCTGCAGGGAGCGGCTGCTTCTCGCTGGTCCATCGCGAGTCGGTGCGCGACGCGTTGCGGCTCTTTCGCGAGCGATCGGTCGATGCAATGCTCGTCTCGGTCCGCCGCTGCGACGGCGAGGCACCGGCACTGCTCGAGCAGTTCGCTCGCGCCTTTCCGTCGGTGCCAACGGTCGCGCTGGTCACCTCGCGCGAAGCCGGCGATGCCGAGGCGCTGCTCCGCCTCGGCGCAACTGGTGTGCGCCAGGTGGTCGACGCCACCAATCCCGCCGGGTGGCGGCGACTTCGCGAGGTCCTCGGCACCCCACCGACCGAACGGGCGCAGGCGATTCTGACACCGATTCTTGTCGCGCTCGGAGCGATGCCAGCATCGAGCGTCCGTTTCTGGGAACAGTTGGCCCGATCGGCGCCGCGAACCACAACGGTGCGTCAACTCGCGGCAGCGCTGGATGTCACACCATCCACTTTCGTGTCGCGGTTTGCGCGAGCGGGGTTGCCGAGCCCGAAGGATCATCTCGTTGCGATGCGGCTCTGCTATGCCGCGCGCCTCTTCGATGAAGGTGAGCTCACCATCGCCGACGTGGCGTACCGCCTGGAGTATGCGTCGCCTCAATCGTTCGGACGCCACCTGCGCATCGTCCTGGGGATCACGCCGAGCGAGTTTCGCGCGCGCTTTCCCTTCTGTGCCGTCCTCGACCGGTTTCTTGACCGATTCGTCCACCCGTATCGCGAAACGTGGAGGGAATTCAAGCCGTTGGCGCCGGGCCGCGGGTGA
- a CDS encoding hydrogenase maturation protease has translation MNGRDMVGARTPSSIRIGDIDVSAGSRVRLAPRASRDFLDLALAGKAATVESIELDIEGSPHFIVSVDDDRVREFRDHQIFGHRFFFRVDEVMPVDRAFHDAASRVLVAGIGNIFKADDGWGIEVVQRLKADGKVVGADVVDFGVRGMDLAYAIAQYDTVLLVDAAPRGILPGTVTLVNADRAWPDAGHDVHGVDPFRVLALARSLGAMPVRILVVACEPEQSGDGDDVTVGLSPAVAAAIDPAVAMIVSLVRDARSERGWDDPGEVTSERPALTLM, from the coding sequence ATGAACGGCCGGGACATGGTTGGCGCACGAACGCCGTCGAGCATCCGCATTGGCGACATCGACGTGTCGGCGGGGAGCCGGGTGCGGCTCGCCCCGCGCGCCAGCCGCGACTTCCTCGATCTCGCACTGGCGGGAAAGGCCGCGACCGTGGAATCGATCGAGCTCGACATCGAGGGCTCACCGCATTTCATTGTCTCCGTCGACGACGATCGTGTGCGCGAGTTCCGCGATCACCAGATCTTCGGTCATCGATTTTTCTTCCGCGTCGACGAGGTGATGCCGGTCGACCGCGCCTTCCATGACGCAGCCTCGCGGGTCCTCGTCGCGGGGATCGGCAACATCTTCAAGGCGGACGATGGCTGGGGCATCGAGGTGGTGCAACGCCTCAAGGCCGACGGCAAGGTTGTCGGCGCCGACGTCGTTGATTTCGGCGTTCGGGGAATGGATCTCGCCTACGCCATCGCACAGTACGACACCGTCCTCCTCGTCGATGCGGCGCCGCGCGGGATCTTGCCGGGGACAGTCACACTCGTCAATGCCGATCGCGCGTGGCCTGACGCCGGACACGACGTCCACGGCGTGGATCCCTTCCGCGTGCTCGCGCTGGCGCGCTCGCTCGGCGCCATGCCAGTCCGGATACTTGTGGTGGCGTGCGAGCCGGAGCAATCGGGCGACGGTGATGACGTGACTGTGGGATTGTCGCCGGCGGTGGCCGCTGCGATCGACCCTGCGGTGGCGATGATCGTTTCACTGGTGCGAGACGCGCGGAGCGAGAGAGGATGGGACGACCCGGGAGAGGTCACGAGTGAGCGACCGGCGCTCACGCTGATGTAG
- the pyrE gene encoding orotate phosphoribosyltransferase encodes MSERDQLIDLLKQRSIRFGDFILASGAHSHYYIDCRLTTMSAAGQLAIGPLALAAIGGAGWNPDAIGGLTMGADPVAYAIAAASARAGTPIDAFSVRKEPKKHGTAKRIEGNFRSGSRVVVVEDVITSGGSALDAISAIRAEGGEVIGVVALVDRESGGRERIETTGVGVRALVLASELGIS; translated from the coding sequence ATGTCCGAGCGGGACCAGCTGATCGATCTTCTCAAGCAGCGATCGATCCGCTTCGGTGATTTTATCCTCGCGTCCGGTGCTCATTCCCACTACTACATCGATTGCCGCTTGACCACGATGTCGGCGGCAGGACAACTCGCGATCGGCCCGCTGGCGCTCGCCGCGATCGGTGGCGCCGGGTGGAATCCGGATGCGATCGGCGGCCTCACAATGGGCGCGGACCCGGTCGCCTATGCGATCGCCGCGGCAAGTGCGCGTGCAGGGACACCGATCGACGCATTTTCGGTGAGGAAGGAGCCGAAGAAACACGGGACGGCAAAGCGGATCGAAGGAAATTTCCGGTCCGGATCGCGAGTCGTCGTGGTCGAGGATGTGATTACTTCGGGGGGATCGGCCCTCGATGCGATCAGTGCGATCCGCGCTGAGGGCGGCGAGGTGATCGGGGTCGTGGCGCTGGTTGATCGAGAATCCGGCGGTCGAGAGCGGATCGAGACGACCGGTGTCGGCGTCCGTGCCCTGGTTCTGGCATCCGAGCTTGGAATCAGCTAG
- a CDS encoding serine/threonine-protein kinase yields MPPDPLVGRTIAGYTVRKAVGEGGTAQVYLAEHPERGKVALKVLRPRLATDAIAVKRFLREAEFGARVTHPNVVRTFDFGESDGVQYLALEWAEGEPLESFLARSGKLAPPVAANIIQQLGAALEEAHKVGIIHRDLKPANIMYDPATQTARLLDFGIARDSELPAEERLTRAGFFVGTLQYVAPEALSGELVGEQADVYSLAVIAYQLLTEVTPFPGKNPRELFQQLLTQEPIALNQADRSVKFSGRLEEVVMKGLARDLSKRWKTVMDFTRAFCDAATAEPEKKGGFFSSLFKRDG; encoded by the coding sequence ATGCCACCAGATCCCCTCGTAGGCAGGACGATCGCCGGCTACACCGTTCGCAAGGCTGTCGGCGAAGGCGGTACCGCCCAGGTCTATCTCGCCGAACACCCCGAACGCGGCAAGGTCGCGCTCAAGGTGCTCCGGCCGCGTCTTGCCACCGACGCGATCGCGGTGAAGCGATTCCTTCGCGAAGCCGAATTCGGCGCCCGCGTGACCCATCCGAACGTGGTCCGCACGTTCGACTTCGGCGAGTCCGACGGCGTGCAGTACCTCGCGCTCGAATGGGCGGAAGGCGAGCCGTTGGAGAGCTTTCTGGCGCGATCGGGAAAGCTCGCTCCGCCGGTGGCAGCCAACATCATTCAGCAGCTCGGGGCCGCCCTCGAAGAAGCGCACAAGGTCGGCATCATTCACCGCGATCTCAAGCCGGCGAACATCATGTACGACCCGGCGACACAGACGGCGCGATTGCTCGATTTCGGTATCGCGCGCGACTCGGAGCTTCCCGCGGAAGAACGCCTCACGCGCGCCGGGTTCTTCGTCGGAACCCTCCAGTATGTGGCTCCTGAAGCGCTTTCCGGCGAACTCGTCGGCGAGCAGGCGGACGTCTATTCGCTCGCGGTCATCGCTTACCAGCTTCTGACCGAAGTCACGCCGTTCCCGGGAAAGAATCCCCGTGAACTCTTCCAGCAGCTGCTGACGCAGGAGCCGATCGCCCTCAATCAGGCCGATCGCAGCGTGAAGTTCAGCGGCCGGCTCGAGGAAGTCGTCATGAAGGGATTGGCGCGCGACCTGTCGAAGCGGTGGAAGACCGTGATGGACTTCACCCGCGCCTTCTGCGATGCGGCAACCGCTGAGCCGGAGAAGAAGGGCGGGTTCTTTTCGTCGCTGTTCAAGCGCGACGGATGA
- a CDS encoding GWxTD domain-containing protein: MRRFSVGIPAAGAPLALALAMVGCGGTGTWQRVGSTPQTDTRSEAARMLDPSTLYSQLGRLVSSQGIPYIGSVAFVAGAGDSTEAIVALSLANRAFGFEKSGSAFAARYRVEYEFERAGAPPVIVGRDESVRVGSFAETQRTDESILLQQRIPLVPGSYQLAVRVRDLGNNQVGTAQRKVEAPVFDAGSYTAPILAYSVRGRATRNDSLSIVLNPRGTVSYGGDTLLIYVEGNGFTKPTDVPMQVRDEHDSLVMHTSVHFTGNGAIEGRVIRLAPDSAPLGQLDILIGPNAARTGAQPERFAVGAGLDQTHRTSAVVSFSSAWIVTNFDDLLSLLRYFGEDRRIEAMRRAKNSDRIQMWQDFYKATDPNPSTPENEALDIYFGRLAQANQRFREAGDPGWRTDRGEVFITLGEPDEMHDQSAQLQNAGRIFIWQYTDYRLVLYFQDVNGFGHFLLTPQSRSDFQNIRNRIQRSPSQ, translated from the coding sequence ATGCGCCGTTTTTCAGTGGGTATCCCGGCAGCAGGAGCTCCACTGGCCCTCGCGCTCGCGATGGTCGGATGCGGTGGGACCGGGACCTGGCAGCGCGTCGGATCTACCCCGCAGACCGATACGCGGTCCGAAGCGGCCAGGATGCTCGATCCCAGCACCCTCTACTCGCAGTTGGGCCGCCTGGTCTCATCTCAGGGTATCCCCTACATCGGATCGGTCGCCTTCGTGGCAGGGGCGGGCGATTCGACCGAAGCGATTGTCGCGCTCTCCCTGGCCAACCGCGCGTTCGGCTTCGAGAAGAGCGGCAGCGCCTTCGCGGCCCGCTACCGGGTCGAGTACGAATTCGAGCGTGCCGGCGCGCCGCCGGTCATCGTCGGACGCGATGAATCGGTTCGGGTCGGTTCGTTTGCCGAAACCCAGCGCACCGACGAAAGCATCCTGCTGCAGCAGCGAATCCCGCTCGTCCCGGGGAGCTACCAGCTCGCCGTCCGGGTGCGCGACCTGGGCAACAACCAGGTGGGAACTGCCCAGCGAAAGGTCGAGGCGCCGGTCTTCGACGCGGGGAGTTACACGGCACCGATCCTGGCCTACAGCGTTCGCGGCCGGGCCACGCGCAACGATTCGCTGTCGATCGTCCTCAATCCGCGCGGCACCGTGTCGTACGGTGGCGATACGCTGCTGATCTACGTCGAGGGGAACGGCTTCACCAAGCCGACTGATGTCCCGATGCAGGTCCGCGATGAGCACGATTCGCTGGTGATGCACACCAGCGTGCATTTCACCGGCAACGGTGCGATCGAGGGGCGCGTCATCCGGCTCGCTCCCGACTCGGCACCGCTTGGACAGCTCGACATCCTGATCGGTCCCAACGCAGCCCGCACCGGCGCACAGCCCGAGCGATTCGCGGTCGGCGCCGGTCTCGACCAGACCCACCGCACCAGTGCAGTTGTCTCGTTCTCGTCGGCGTGGATCGTGACCAACTTCGATGATCTTCTCTCGCTGCTGCGCTATTTCGGCGAGGATCGCCGCATCGAGGCGATGCGACGGGCGAAGAATTCCGACCGGATCCAGATGTGGCAGGATTTCTACAAGGCGACCGATCCGAATCCGTCGACGCCGGAAAACGAAGCCCTCGACATCTACTTCGGGCGGCTGGCACAAGCAAATCAGCGCTTCCGGGAGGCGGGCGATCCAGGCTGGCGTACCGATCGCGGTGAGGTCTTCATCACGTTGGGCGAGCCCGACGAAATGCACGACCAGTCGGCGCAGCTGCAGAACGCCGGCCGGATCTTCATCTGGCAATACACCGATTACCGGCTGGTGCTGTATTTCCAGGACGTGAACGGGTTCGGTCATTTCCTGCTCACCCCGCAATCGCGCTCCGACTTCCAGAACATCCGCAATCGGATTCAGCGCTCACCCTCGCAGTGA